In the Candidatus Methanoperedens sp. genome, one interval contains:
- the sdhA gene encoding succinate dehydrogenase flavoprotein subunit has translation MHKEGGSNYDFFRNFEGDDMNFQHDILIVGAGLAGLRAAVECVDNADVAVISKVLPTRSHSGAAQGGITASIGNEEEDHWDWHMFDTVKGSDYLADQDAVEVMVRDAPRVIYELEHMGVPFNRNAEGKIAQRNFGGHTRDYGKKPVKRACYAADRTGRVVLDTLYDQCLRHNVKFYPEHYVLSLVLEEGRCAGVVTYDLATGEVNLLPAKAVLLATGGCGRIYKTTSNGFASTGDGLNLACQSGIPLQDMEFVQFHPTGLYPLGILVSEAARGEGGILRNSIGEPFMVRYAPTVKDLAARDVVSRAILTEVEEGRGFEGGYVHLDLTHLGEEKIRERLWEIASFVRIYLGIDPVQQPIPVAPTCHYIMGGIPTDMDGRVLADENGQVAPGLYAAGECACVSVHGANRLGCNSLLDVLVFGRRSGIAMKEEISKYEHHPPSVEPLRIEEERIAKLLNRNGREKIGGIRQRMQSLMMENCSVFRNEKGLGKGLLEIRSLKERYMDIELEDKGRNFNFELMEAIELWHQLNLCEVICLSALHRKESRGAHFREDFPARDDKNHLKHTLVFQTQEGKEVRYKPVNITRFQPEARVY, from the coding sequence GTGCATAAGGAGGGTGGCTCTAATTATGACTTCTTCAGGAACTTCGAAGGGGATGACATGAACTTCCAGCACGACATACTTATCGTAGGCGCAGGGCTGGCTGGGCTCAGGGCTGCTGTTGAGTGCGTGGATAATGCGGATGTTGCTGTAATAAGCAAGGTCCTTCCCACGCGCTCACATTCAGGCGCAGCACAGGGAGGTATTACGGCATCCATCGGCAATGAGGAAGAGGATCACTGGGACTGGCATATGTTCGATACTGTCAAGGGAAGCGATTACCTTGCAGACCAGGATGCCGTTGAGGTCATGGTGAGGGATGCTCCCCGTGTAATCTATGAACTGGAGCACATGGGCGTGCCGTTCAACCGCAATGCCGAAGGGAAGATAGCGCAGCGCAACTTTGGCGGTCATACGCGGGATTATGGTAAAAAACCAGTGAAGAGAGCCTGTTACGCAGCAGACAGAACAGGAAGGGTGGTGCTTGATACCCTGTATGACCAGTGCCTCCGCCACAATGTGAAATTCTACCCGGAGCACTATGTTCTTTCTCTTGTCCTTGAAGAAGGAAGGTGCGCTGGCGTTGTGACATACGACCTTGCCACAGGGGAAGTCAATCTGCTGCCAGCCAAGGCTGTTCTTCTCGCCACCGGAGGGTGCGGAAGAATCTACAAAACCACATCCAATGGCTTTGCCTCCACAGGGGACGGGTTAAATCTTGCATGTCAATCCGGGATCCCTCTCCAGGACATGGAGTTTGTCCAGTTTCATCCCACAGGGCTCTATCCTCTGGGTATTCTTGTGAGCGAAGCTGCACGGGGGGAGGGGGGGATTTTAAGGAACAGCATTGGTGAGCCATTCATGGTAAGGTACGCACCCACGGTAAAAGATCTGGCAGCCAGGGATGTTGTCTCGCGTGCGATTCTCACCGAGGTAGAGGAAGGCAGGGGTTTTGAAGGGGGATACGTGCATCTTGACCTCACGCATCTTGGAGAGGAGAAAATCCGGGAGAGGCTGTGGGAGATTGCATCGTTTGTGAGGATATACCTTGGCATCGACCCTGTGCAGCAGCCCATTCCTGTGGCGCCCACATGCCATTACATCATGGGAGGGATACCCACGGATATGGACGGAAGGGTACTGGCTGATGAAAACGGTCAGGTAGCCCCTGGATTGTATGCCGCCGGGGAATGTGCATGCGTATCCGTGCACGGCGCAAATCGCCTGGGCTGCAATTCCCTCCTCGATGTACTTGTGTTCGGAAGGAGGAGTGGAATAGCAATGAAGGAAGAGATTTCAAAATATGAACATCACCCTCCTTCAGTTGAGCCATTGAGAATCGAAGAGGAAAGAATTGCAAAACTTTTAAACCGCAATGGCAGGGAAAAAATCGGCGGGATCAGGCAACGTATGCAGTCCCTGATGATGGAGAATTGTTCGGTTTTCAGGAATGAGAAGGGGCTTGGGAAAGGGCTTCTGGAAATTCGTTCCCTGAAAGAGCGATACATGGATATCGAGCTTGAGGATAAGGGTAGGAATTTTAACTTCGAATTGATGGAAGCGATTGAACTTTGGCATCAACTTAACCTCTGCGAGGTGATATGTTTGAGCGCACTCCACAGGAAGGAAAGCCGTGGAGCCCATTTCCGTGAGGATTTCCCGGCAAGGGATGATAAGAACCACCTCAAACATACCCTCGTTTTCCAGACCCAAGAAGGAAAAGAGGTGAGGTATAAGCCCGTGAATATCACACGATTCCAGCCAGAAGCGAGGGTGTATTGA
- a CDS encoding succinate dehydrogenase iron-sulfur subunit, which produces MMLKLRIFRYDPKKDAKPYYQTFEIEADPKERILDCLNRIRWEHDSTLSFRMSCGHGVCGSDGMRINGISALACQKLVKDFKENEEILIEPLAVFRVVKDLIVDLEPFFEKYNSVKPYLIKKAPSPDKEQRQTHEEHRILEEAIRCILCACCTASCPVNQDKATQAYIGPAALVRAFRYLFDSRDEGTLERIALLDQKDGAWGCQTRWRCTKVCPKEIPVTKEIFEIKKRILESKKGKK; this is translated from the coding sequence ATGATGCTGAAATTGAGGATTTTCCGCTACGATCCGAAGAAAGATGCAAAGCCTTACTACCAGACTTTCGAAATCGAGGCAGACCCGAAGGAGCGAATTCTGGATTGCCTGAACAGGATTCGCTGGGAACACGACTCCACACTCTCTTTCCGGATGTCCTGCGGTCATGGCGTGTGCGGCTCGGACGGGATGAGAATTAATGGGATAAGCGCGCTTGCCTGCCAGAAGCTGGTCAAGGATTTCAAGGAGAACGAGGAGATTCTCATCGAGCCCCTGGCGGTTTTCAGGGTGGTCAAGGACCTGATTGTGGACCTTGAGCCTTTTTTTGAGAAATACAATTCTGTCAAACCCTATCTCATCAAAAAAGCTCCTTCACCCGACAAAGAGCAGCGCCAGACCCATGAGGAGCACAGGATATTAGAGGAGGCGATCCGCTGCATCCTCTGCGCCTGCTGCACCGCCTCCTGCCCGGTCAATCAGGATAAAGCCACGCAAGCTTACATTGGTCCTGCTGCCCTTGTAAGAGCATTTCGATATCTTTTCGATTCAAGGGATGAGGGAACTCTGGAGAGAATCGCACTGCTTGACCAGAAGGATGGGGCATGGGGCTGCCAGACCAGGTGGCGGTGCACGAAAGTATGCCCCAAGGAGATTCCTGTCACCAAAGAGATTTTCGAAATCAAGAAACGCATCCTTGAGAGCAAAAAAGGAAAAAAATAG
- a CDS encoding DUF2769 domain-containing protein has translation MVKETQKTTFEQNMAAMGKMSPKEMDAKLAEFTKMCICGGCPTYAGTGEKRLLFCATGKSKIIKKEKGCLCPGCPVQNKLALRWDYYCLKGTGKEQAGI, from the coding sequence ATGGTAAAAGAAACTCAAAAAACGACTTTTGAACAGAATATGGCAGCCATGGGGAAGATGTCTCCCAAAGAGATGGATGCAAAATTGGCTGAATTCACCAAGATGTGCATCTGCGGCGGATGCCCGACGTATGCCGGAACAGGAGAAAAGAGATTATTATTCTGTGCAACCGGAAAAAGCAAGATAATAAAAAAAGAGAAGGGCTGTCTCTGCCCTGGCTGTCCTGTCCAGAATAAACTGGCTCTTCGATGGGACTATTACTGCCTGAAGGGTACTGGTAAAGAGCAGGCTGGAATATAA